In a genomic window of Cetobacterium sp. ZOR0034:
- a CDS encoding FAD-binding protein, with product MEDLVKKGRAFKGETVEELATKIKVDPVVLKDTIDKFNVAVENKTDEFGRKLFANKLDKAPFYAGPRVPTVHHTMGGIEINEKTQVLDKAGNPIPGLFAAGEVTGGLHGSNRLGGNALAEITVFGKIAGEEAAKNK from the coding sequence ATAGAGGACTTAGTAAAAAAAGGTAGAGCATTTAAAGGTGAAACAGTAGAGGAGCTAGCAACTAAAATTAAAGTTGATCCAGTTGTATTAAAAGATACAATAGATAAGTTTAACGTTGCTGTTGAGAATAAAACTGATGAATTTGGAAGAAAACTATTTGCAAATAAATTGGATAAGGCTCCATTCTATGCAGGACCACGTGTTCCAACAGTTCATCACACTATGGGTGGAATTGAAATCAATGAAAAAACACAAGTTTTAGATAAAGCAGGAAATCCTATTCCGGGGTTATTTGCAGCAGGAGAGGTAACAGGCGGGCTTCATGGAAGCAATCGTTTAGGTGGAAATGCTTTGGCTGAAATAACTGTTTTTGGAAAAATAGCAGGAGAAGAGGCAGCAAAAAATAAATAA